Proteins co-encoded in one bacterium genomic window:
- a CDS encoding DUF11 domain-containing protein: MKRFSLYRVFGLCLLLCSSGSVFGATTVVVDKSLVSPADGEAVIGELVNFQISISNSGPQTVMSLSLTDLCNPAYLEYVSASLPPDIGNAEIGEFVWNDLTEAFGDLEVGDVATLSMTFRAVGVSAVAPAMNTAEVQGFDDQQEAISARPDTVTVNVIQACADDSWEPNGPNNLASIPTGDPIEAYICPAADLDYYNVDLDEAGTWSVRLYDLPQDYNLYVYGGPDLLGSSENPGTASEQVTVTVRSAQSLTVVVDGGRNFSYTEPYHLKVVKARAVLRDTDDFAPGEVSNFLFRDLPTGSPGEPAWGSLYLDSISPENLLGQAPVLPDGRLVTAARIPVGTAGAHKVVAEVKAGSQELGVADYDIHVTVPKVKLRLWIDDAWLHNGSYHYPVVNKVRHPDFGDFGATIVEVCCSVEPKYYSESTARVEISVADDKLGAPEFVCRRNGFGGSTVNVPFVDEGGGAYSAVTNIDETVYDQQLIFRFRMPSTLAEQELVNVTAKVYSPSDEELVWFKFPRQIRNLLGCQTVLFVNRNTMFRDHNDADVAELLANLYIHSEDWWGAAPRDWRAVIYYIDQYRDENVVRNWNNSTISYASEFVANEGARLNHQFMINRFIFYTPKPEYVLIVGNDEQFPFYRLADPVDEEKDWIDDGAGNPAMTTCLNSYYLTDDFYADWFMGSVGGLWQEGNVDLKVGRIIGDSAEDMLQLYLAGLNVNGHTGRAVMASVDGWELGYEPHPSSPPGYGYPDLISVPGSLGSRGIQVFNDTESPRTIDVLEPYPSGWASSFQAASNGGMDLFFIGGHNGYRGATIPEDSFGPADIPSKYHRFDDDNPLVMIVGCHGGLPVPHLGWPGGASNSMVYNVIHNGARAYYGASGFSYGSPGNLHSCKWGELLIQYNFYYFLSAGYQSRTLGYALQRGKINFPFGVGNNTQLDRKTVTEFNLFGIPWQNLDYPGGPSRAKTAENFMPDSLKRERQLMIKPRRITRVADNVYQQTFNVQTPSWQQQDFEGFDTITIADGQQQAIPDAPLLPAITKHSIALPSDGKILSLEASVATTTTIGQFNIPTVQVDAWTRSGIHYTADTNIDSLYPSQIAWSHEGEQNHHLISVFPMRHNPTTDETLWYPNIDVTVTYEAPVPFGILDFLPDEANITAGQTPSFSARVFNMGDTTVMLDGTLAVTDDATSDGFSTKTLSLSLAPGTIYDLQSSMAGVPGVGQYTATLSLSDGMNGDVTAQTAFSVVTTQLTNLKASWSPEERKSYLSVDIENPSDQQKLLTLAFVVTDSEGVWLETIYVDPVSIGAGEKVNVEGPWNPAQISGGTYKIQAVGALDGTPVNTIDGVLEINGLQGFIMM, encoded by the coding sequence ATGAAAAGGTTCTCCCTTTATCGAGTCTTCGGTCTTTGTCTTCTCCTTTGTTCCAGCGGATCTGTTTTTGGCGCTACGACGGTTGTCGTGGATAAGAGCCTGGTCTCCCCCGCCGACGGAGAGGCTGTGATCGGGGAACTGGTCAATTTCCAGATTTCGATCAGCAATAGCGGTCCACAGACCGTTATGTCGCTCAGTCTTACCGATCTGTGTAACCCGGCCTACCTTGAGTATGTCTCAGCCTCACTGCCGCCCGATATCGGCAATGCGGAGATCGGAGAGTTCGTATGGAATGATCTTACGGAGGCCTTTGGAGACTTGGAGGTGGGTGATGTCGCGACTCTCTCCATGACCTTCAGGGCAGTTGGTGTATCGGCCGTCGCTCCGGCCATGAATACGGCGGAGGTGCAAGGTTTCGACGATCAGCAGGAGGCCATATCCGCCAGACCGGATACAGTGACGGTGAATGTCATTCAGGCTTGCGCCGATGATTCGTGGGAGCCGAACGGGCCGAATAATCTCGCCTCCATTCCTACTGGAGATCCTATCGAGGCGTATATCTGTCCTGCCGCGGACCTCGACTACTACAACGTCGATTTGGACGAGGCGGGAACATGGTCGGTTCGACTTTATGATCTTCCTCAGGACTACAATCTCTACGTGTATGGCGGGCCGGATCTGTTGGGGAGTTCCGAGAATCCGGGAACCGCATCGGAACAGGTCACGGTAACAGTTCGATCGGCCCAATCACTCACTGTCGTGGTCGATGGAGGCAGGAACTTCTCGTACACCGAGCCTTATCATCTCAAAGTTGTGAAGGCTCGAGCCGTTCTTCGCGATACAGATGACTTTGCCCCAGGCGAGGTTTCGAACTTCCTGTTCCGCGATCTTCCAACGGGCTCTCCTGGCGAGCCCGCCTGGGGATCGCTTTATCTCGATTCGATCTCACCCGAGAACCTCTTGGGGCAGGCACCAGTGCTTCCCGACGGGCGCCTGGTGACGGCCGCGAGGATTCCTGTCGGTACGGCTGGAGCCCACAAGGTCGTCGCGGAAGTGAAAGCCGGGTCACAGGAGCTCGGGGTGGCCGACTATGATATCCACGTGACGGTTCCCAAGGTGAAACTCCGTCTGTGGATCGATGATGCGTGGCTCCACAACGGGTCCTATCACTACCCCGTCGTGAACAAGGTTCGGCATCCTGACTTCGGCGACTTCGGAGCGACTATCGTCGAGGTTTGTTGTTCCGTGGAACCGAAGTACTACAGCGAGAGCACGGCTCGTGTGGAGATCAGCGTCGCGGACGATAAACTGGGCGCACCCGAGTTCGTTTGTAGACGCAATGGATTCGGTGGATCCACTGTGAATGTCCCATTCGTGGATGAAGGAGGGGGAGCCTATTCAGCAGTCACCAACATCGATGAGACTGTTTACGATCAGCAACTGATCTTTCGGTTCCGTATGCCGTCCACATTGGCCGAGCAGGAACTGGTGAATGTCACTGCGAAGGTGTACTCGCCAAGCGACGAGGAACTGGTGTGGTTCAAGTTCCCGCGACAGATCCGCAATCTGCTCGGTTGCCAGACCGTTCTGTTCGTGAACAGGAATACCATGTTCCGAGACCATAACGATGCCGATGTGGCAGAGCTGTTGGCGAATCTTTATATCCACAGCGAGGATTGGTGGGGAGCAGCGCCGCGCGACTGGAGAGCCGTGATCTACTACATCGACCAGTATCGCGATGAGAACGTGGTCAGGAACTGGAACAATTCAACAATCAGCTATGCCTCCGAATTCGTCGCCAATGAAGGGGCAAGGCTCAATCACCAGTTCATGATCAACCGATTCATCTTCTACACTCCCAAGCCCGAGTATGTGCTTATTGTGGGGAACGATGAACAGTTTCCTTTCTACAGGTTAGCAGATCCGGTCGATGAAGAGAAGGACTGGATCGACGATGGAGCCGGGAATCCGGCGATGACGACGTGCTTGAACAGCTACTATCTGACCGACGATTTCTACGCCGACTGGTTCATGGGATCTGTGGGCGGTCTCTGGCAGGAAGGCAATGTCGATCTCAAAGTGGGGCGCATCATTGGCGACTCTGCGGAAGACATGTTGCAACTCTACCTTGCGGGATTGAATGTTAACGGCCACACAGGGCGGGCTGTCATGGCCAGTGTGGATGGATGGGAACTTGGATACGAACCTCATCCCAGTTCTCCCCCAGGTTATGGGTATCCGGATCTCATTAGTGTCCCTGGCTCGTTGGGTAGCAGGGGGATTCAGGTCTTCAACGACACTGAAAGCCCTCGCACCATTGATGTCCTCGAGCCCTATCCTTCCGGCTGGGCCAGTTCTTTCCAGGCCGCATCGAATGGGGGAATGGACCTGTTCTTTATCGGAGGGCACAACGGCTACAGGGGCGCGACGATTCCCGAGGACAGTTTCGGACCTGCGGACATCCCTTCTAAGTACCACCGCTTCGACGACGACAATCCCCTCGTGATGATCGTTGGGTGCCATGGCGGACTTCCCGTTCCGCACCTCGGTTGGCCGGGCGGGGCCAGCAACTCTATGGTCTACAATGTGATTCACAATGGGGCGCGTGCATACTACGGAGCGTCGGGGTTCTCCTATGGGTCACCGGGAAATCTGCACAGTTGCAAGTGGGGGGAATTGCTGATCCAATACAACTTCTACTACTTCCTCTCTGCAGGATATCAGTCGCGGACACTGGGGTACGCATTGCAGCGAGGCAAGATCAACTTCCCATTCGGAGTCGGCAACAATACGCAATTGGATAGAAAGACGGTGACGGAGTTCAATCTCTTCGGAATTCCGTGGCAGAATCTGGATTACCCTGGTGGACCGAGCCGTGCAAAGACGGCAGAGAACTTCATGCCCGATTCGTTGAAACGAGAACGCCAACTGATGATCAAGCCTCGACGGATCACACGCGTGGCCGACAATGTGTACCAGCAAACGTTCAATGTTCAGACGCCTTCGTGGCAGCAGCAGGACTTTGAGGGCTTCGATACGATCACCATCGCCGATGGACAGCAGCAAGCGATCCCGGATGCTCCGTTGCTTCCAGCCATCACGAAGCACAGTATCGCGCTGCCATCGGACGGCAAGATCCTGAGCCTGGAGGCCAGTGTTGCCACAACAACAACCATTGGGCAATTCAATATCCCCACTGTGCAAGTCGACGCCTGGACCCGCTCTGGGATTCACTACACGGCCGACACAAACATCGACTCACTGTACCCCTCACAGATCGCCTGGTCGCACGAGGGTGAGCAGAACCATCATCTGATCAGCGTCTTCCCAATGCGGCATAATCCTACAACAGACGAGACTTTGTGGTATCCGAACATCGATGTAACGGTCACCTATGAAGCCCCAGTGCCCTTCGGCATTCTCGATTTCCTCCCGGACGAAGCCAACATAACTGCAGGTCAAACCCCATCCTTCTCGGCTCGCGTTTTCAATATGGGGGACACCACGGTGATGCTGGATGGCACGCTGGCCGTTACGGATGATGCGACATCAGACGGTTTCAGTACGAAGACGCTCAGTCTTTCTTTGGCACCCGGCACTATTTATGATTTGCAATCCTCCATGGCGGGTGTTCCTGGCGTTGGCCAGTACACTGCGACTCTGAGTCTAAGTGACGGAATGAACGGGGATGTGACTGCACAGACCGCCTTCTCCGTGGTGACGACTCAACTGACAAATCTCAAGGCGTCGTGGAGCCCTGAAGAAAGAAAATCGTACTTATCCGTTGATATCGAGAATCCATCCGACCAGCAGAAGCTCCTTACGCTGGCGTTTGTTGTTACAGATTCCGAGGGCGTTTGGTTGGAGACTATCTATGTCGATCCAGTTTCGATTGGAGCTGGGGAAAAAGTGAACGTCGAGGGCCCGTGGAATCCGGCGCAAATCTCCGGTGGCACCTACAAGATTCAGGCCGTTGGTGCCCTGGACGGCACGCCAGTGAATACCATTGATGGTGTCCTGGAGATCAATGGTCTGCAGGGATTCATCATGATGTGA
- a CDS encoding type VI secretion system tube protein Hcp: MSHHRLFRPYALAFALILSLALWSSAGAAVDMFLEFGNPDSPGSDQIVGESQDEQFKDAIEVLSWSWGASNAGTFHFGGGGGAGKANIQDLDFSHHLDKASPSMMKALAKGVMYDSAILSVRRAGGSNTEGLVFLTIELQDVLVTSISNSANDGDDAPEEDVSLTFKSVIMSYIPQDRSGKPLDPIVFSWNVATNNDDVTSTVPEPVPAGAPPVSTGTAITVGD; the protein is encoded by the coding sequence ATGTCACACCACCGGCTGTTCAGACCGTACGCCCTTGCTTTTGCCCTGATACTTTCCCTCGCCCTCTGGAGTTCAGCAGGCGCGGCAGTGGATATGTTCCTGGAGTTCGGCAACCCGGACTCGCCTGGATCGGACCAGATTGTCGGCGAATCGCAGGACGAGCAGTTCAAGGATGCGATCGAGGTGCTTTCCTGGAGTTGGGGGGCGAGCAACGCCGGCACATTCCATTTCGGCGGTGGCGGCGGAGCGGGTAAGGCGAACATCCAGGACCTGGACTTCTCCCACCATCTGGACAAAGCATCACCCTCGATGATGAAGGCCCTTGCGAAGGGGGTCATGTACGACAGCGCGATCCTCAGTGTGCGAAGAGCCGGTGGCAGCAATACCGAAGGCCTCGTCTTTCTCACAATTGAATTGCAGGATGTCCTTGTGACATCCATCTCGAATTCAGCCAACGATGGCGATGATGCGCCCGAGGAAGACGTGAGTCTCACGTTCAAATCGGTCATCATGTCCTACATACCGCAGGATCGGTCTGGGAAGCCACTCGATCCGATCGTATTCTCTTGGAACGTCGCCACAAACAACGACGACGTGACCAGCACGGTCCCCGAGCCCGTCCCCGCCGGCGCGCCTCCAGTCTCGACTGGTACGGCCATCACTGTTGGAGACTGA
- a CDS encoding immunoglobulin domain-containing protein: MGKWFSSYSPVRQILLFLALLFPVTSLAQFQVAPAEVSLKVPFGTSAPAQTLRLTNPSQINRWFQVTVSDDSLIGVTPSIGNIEIDPWDLQLTVYTENLFPGEYTANVEIWEAFPARGDRGEVPNLIVAVSVQVYVPGPPEVSDYYIDANYLEETPEGFVIELNSPTTFSVLVAGTPPFSYQWQTSTDGEVFTNLQEGAPFIGTKSNIMTGSAFQSEHAGYYRCLITNSLGATETWAWRLDVPAPPVIVTQPEDVTVTEGDYAEFLTIGNGRPPLNYDWYSQAQPGTELAPANTEIWTTTNWDILSTDSVPLEAAGSYACVVSNQYGSTTTSLAMLDVLPLVAPQFVEHPTSATVPLDGGASLSVAVTGTSPFDYQWEYSIYDTAFSPLEDGPGISGATLPTLTLNNLTFDADGWYRCVVTNRGGSTASNHARVTVESPPEILADPQDSQTPTGETASFFVRARGTYPLSYQWEFASDGRAFAPISDGLRYVGTRSQNLSVYDCDPSVAGAYRCQVSNDFGSLFSGAAQLTTYTPPPELFVAEPERSFFVREGENLPPVSFVLENIGQGTLNFTIATDAADTWIHSVDPASGAITTSPVSVEVSFDTTGLAINVYQAVLTVQSPDLPQDMELFIDITVVDPFAVTNLNDDGPGSLRDAIVRANSTEGPQTITFVVSGTIAPETPLPALSDSTGGTTILGSLDVKLSGHLLKNRADGLVATSAENAIRDLTIVRFPGNGVVFSGAEATGNVVTGCHIGIDDAEDSGNRGSGVLITDGAIGNTVGGSNGTLVNTISGNSFSAITVADADSNSIEGNSIGLPIEGTRPPGNEGHGVHFLPVGSYDNVVGGSTVFERNQNLGNRFYSTSVDVLQGKNIELRAMAQATGSISYQWWKDGVQTATATASYPITAAQKADQGLYFCRASNAAGFDDSDPVYVRVLSRGQLIAISLLPSFAALDVDLDGLLSYGEVAGFATRRLGQASQRAAAFDQADFDEIDTNGDGYLNIDEVIAAHEFDPADLKVNVSPPEVASADQDIDDGNSVPTDIRIENVGFTSLDISTTPTLAGLINEFEVTSDSSETRLGLFDFRALELASNPSILGHRVAYLIVQTDDFLLPTRPVLLSGFGFQTTGELLDQLIGVDPALRQLPEQDVNTDAVFDDADIQTNIQQGH; this comes from the coding sequence ATGGGAAAATGGTTCTCATCCTATTCGCCGGTCCGGCAGATCCTCCTGTTCCTCGCGCTCCTCTTCCCGGTTACTTCGCTGGCCCAGTTCCAAGTGGCCCCCGCAGAGGTCTCCCTCAAAGTCCCGTTCGGCACCTCTGCTCCCGCGCAGACGTTGCGCCTGACAAATCCCTCTCAAATTAATCGCTGGTTTCAGGTCACAGTATCGGATGATTCTCTGATTGGCGTGACGCCAAGCATCGGCAATATCGAGATCGATCCGTGGGACCTCCAGCTCACCGTCTATACAGAGAATCTGTTCCCAGGTGAATACACTGCAAACGTCGAGATCTGGGAGGCCTTTCCCGCTCGCGGCGACCGAGGCGAAGTCCCCAATCTAATTGTTGCGGTGAGCGTGCAGGTTTATGTCCCAGGGCCGCCAGAGGTCTCGGACTACTACATTGATGCGAACTATCTTGAGGAGACTCCGGAAGGGTTCGTGATCGAACTCAATTCACCGACCACATTCTCCGTCTTGGTCGCAGGCACCCCGCCTTTCTCCTACCAGTGGCAGACATCCACCGATGGCGAGGTCTTCACAAACCTCCAGGAGGGTGCTCCGTTTATCGGGACAAAGTCTAACATCATGACGGGATCGGCGTTCCAGTCTGAGCATGCAGGATATTACCGATGCCTGATCACGAACTCGCTCGGGGCGACGGAGACCTGGGCGTGGCGACTCGACGTTCCGGCCCCGCCGGTGATTGTCACACAGCCGGAAGATGTCACCGTGACAGAAGGCGACTATGCAGAATTTCTCACGATCGGAAATGGTCGTCCTCCACTCAACTATGATTGGTATTCCCAGGCGCAGCCCGGCACTGAACTCGCTCCCGCGAACACCGAAATCTGGACGACAACAAACTGGGATATCCTGAGCACTGACTCCGTCCCTCTTGAGGCCGCTGGTTCGTACGCTTGCGTCGTATCCAACCAGTACGGGAGCACGACAACATCACTGGCGATGCTGGATGTCCTGCCACTTGTGGCCCCACAATTCGTGGAACATCCCACTTCCGCGACAGTTCCGCTTGACGGAGGAGCTTCGCTCTCGGTGGCCGTCACAGGAACCAGTCCGTTCGATTACCAGTGGGAGTACTCGATCTACGATACGGCCTTCTCGCCTTTGGAAGATGGACCTGGGATCTCGGGAGCAACGTTGCCAACGCTGACCCTCAACAACCTCACGTTTGATGCAGACGGATGGTACCGATGCGTCGTGACCAATCGCGGCGGCAGCACTGCCTCCAATCACGCGCGCGTGACAGTCGAAAGTCCGCCGGAGATTCTTGCCGACCCACAGGACTCGCAAACGCCAACCGGCGAAACGGCCTCTTTCTTCGTTAGAGCGCGAGGCACCTATCCACTGTCCTATCAGTGGGAGTTTGCATCCGATGGCCGGGCATTCGCCCCAATCTCCGATGGTTTGCGCTACGTCGGCACGCGCAGTCAGAATCTGAGTGTGTACGATTGCGATCCTTCTGTAGCTGGCGCGTATCGCTGTCAGGTCAGCAATGACTTTGGCTCGCTGTTCTCCGGTGCGGCCCAACTCACGACATACACCCCGCCACCCGAGTTATTCGTCGCAGAGCCTGAGCGTTCGTTCTTTGTTCGCGAAGGAGAGAACCTGCCTCCGGTGAGTTTCGTGTTGGAGAATATCGGTCAGGGGACGCTCAACTTCACCATCGCGACCGACGCGGCCGACACATGGATTCACTCAGTCGATCCTGCATCCGGAGCGATCACCACGTCGCCGGTCAGTGTCGAAGTCTCCTTCGATACGACTGGTTTGGCCATCAATGTCTATCAGGCCGTCCTGACGGTTCAATCGCCTGACCTGCCTCAGGACATGGAACTCTTCATCGATATCACCGTTGTCGATCCATTTGCGGTGACGAACCTGAATGATGACGGTCCCGGCAGTCTGCGCGATGCGATCGTACGGGCGAACAGTACTGAAGGCCCGCAAACGATCACGTTTGTCGTCAGTGGCACGATCGCACCGGAGACACCGCTGCCTGCGCTTTCCGATTCAACTGGAGGAACAACAATTCTCGGCAGCCTCGATGTCAAACTCTCTGGTCATTTGTTGAAGAACCGCGCCGACGGCCTGGTTGCGACCTCCGCTGAGAATGCGATTCGCGATCTGACGATCGTTCGATTCCCCGGCAATGGCGTGGTCTTCAGTGGGGCAGAAGCCACCGGCAACGTTGTGACCGGTTGCCATATTGGCATCGATGATGCCGAGGATTCGGGGAACCGCGGTTCGGGCGTTCTGATCACCGATGGCGCAATCGGCAACACCGTCGGTGGTAGCAATGGGACCCTTGTGAACACCATCTCAGGAAACTCCTTCTCCGCGATCACGGTGGCAGACGCAGACTCAAACAGTATCGAGGGAAATTCCATCGGCCTGCCGATTGAAGGCACGCGTCCGCCTGGAAACGAAGGTCATGGAGTACATTTCCTGCCCGTCGGTTCATACGACAATGTTGTAGGCGGCTCGACGGTCTTCGAACGAAATCAGAATCTCGGGAATCGCTTCTACTCAACTTCTGTCGATGTCTTGCAAGGCAAGAATATCGAGCTCCGCGCGATGGCTCAGGCGACCGGTTCAATTTCCTATCAGTGGTGGAAGGATGGCGTGCAGACGGCAACTGCCACGGCGTCGTATCCGATCACGGCTGCACAGAAGGCGGATCAAGGTCTGTACTTCTGTCGGGCATCCAATGCTGCGGGCTTTGACGATTCGGATCCGGTGTATGTCCGCGTCCTCTCCCGAGGACAGTTGATCGCGATCAGTCTCCTGCCGTCGTTTGCCGCGCTCGACGTAGATCTTGACGGTCTGCTGTCCTACGGTGAGGTCGCCGGCTTTGCGACGCGGCGCCTGGGGCAGGCCTCTCAGCGCGCAGCCGCCTTTGATCAGGCCGACTTCGATGAGATCGACACAAACGGCGATGGTTATCTCAACATTGACGAAGTCATTGCCGCGCACGAGTTCGATCCTGCCGATCTGAAGGTGAACGTCTCTCCTCCTGAAGTTGCTTCGGCCGATCAGGATATCGATGATGGCAACAGTGTTCCTACGGACATCAGGATCGAGAATGTGGGCTTCACGAGCCTCGATATCTCAACCACGCCGACTCTTGCCGGTCTGATCAACGAATTCGAAGTCACGTCTGATAGCTCCGAGACACGTCTTGGGCTCTTCGATTTCCGCGCCCTCGAACTTGCATCGAATCCATCGATACTCGGGCACAGAGTCGCGTACCTCATCGTGCAAACCGATGACTTCCTGTTGCCGACTCGTCCGGTGTTGTTGTCCGGATTCGGCTTCCAAACAACCGGCGAACTGCTTGACCAACTCATCGGAGTCGATCCCGCCCTTCGGCAACTTCCAGAGCAGGACGTTAACACAGACGCAGTTTTCGACGATGCAGACATTCAAACGAATATTCAGCAAGGCCACTAG
- a CDS encoding oligosaccharide flippase family protein, producing MTDSASTPPETPPPPAPAGRKLVSDTSKLTGAVACSYGINLIGGLVIARILAPRLYGIWKTVQLAMQYSAFGYLGTSQGIDRLGPSLVSERKNERYQELVSNSLGFSFVLPILGAAALVLAALITQGGPVRSGCLALAMLILVQPLNGHAESILGVEKRFGARAIAMLGSTTARVVISIGAALLFGLEGVLVTFVVVLALTAVYMWRQSQLRLHVQFHWSIFRQLFAIGLPMTLLVVGEQVLITADKWVVAGVLGAKEMGLYQMAIFAQPILMLGPFSLRQVISIDIYDKFGRTGTLESVRAVYERSIMAIALGSPIVIGAVYYGVPWLISWLLDDYVSAIGAVRDFAVLIYPILLIQTAFAILIVAKKEKIAFMALIATAGACTCFSLAATHAGAGFQQVLWIHSVGWFLLSGGILFAVQRLFGDGVLWTLWRLLRWLLPMAFLAIELPAVSWLMTRIGLELNTFPHAALCGVVHTIACLPMLYGLERRTKAVSHALGKIRQRLGV from the coding sequence ATGACGGATTCGGCTTCCACACCGCCAGAGACACCGCCGCCCCCGGCACCAGCGGGGCGAAAGCTCGTCAGCGATACCTCCAAGCTGACCGGAGCCGTTGCCTGCAGTTATGGCATCAATCTGATCGGTGGCCTCGTCATTGCACGTATTCTGGCGCCTCGGCTGTATGGTATTTGGAAGACCGTGCAATTGGCCATGCAGTACAGCGCATTCGGCTATCTCGGCACGTCGCAGGGGATTGATCGCCTGGGGCCGTCGCTTGTTTCCGAACGCAAGAACGAGCGCTATCAGGAGCTTGTCTCCAATTCGCTCGGATTCAGCTTTGTTCTTCCAATCCTTGGCGCGGCGGCTCTGGTTTTGGCGGCGCTCATTACCCAAGGCGGTCCCGTGCGATCGGGCTGCCTTGCGCTCGCGATGCTGATCCTTGTGCAGCCGCTCAACGGGCACGCCGAGTCCATCCTTGGTGTTGAAAAGAGGTTCGGAGCCCGGGCCATCGCGATGTTGGGATCCACAACGGCGCGCGTTGTGATCAGCATCGGCGCCGCACTCCTGTTTGGGCTCGAGGGTGTCCTCGTTACGTTCGTAGTTGTTCTGGCACTCACCGCCGTTTACATGTGGCGCCAGAGTCAACTTCGCCTCCACGTGCAATTCCATTGGTCAATCTTCCGCCAGCTCTTCGCGATCGGCCTGCCGATGACCCTGCTAGTTGTCGGAGAGCAAGTCCTGATCACCGCCGACAAGTGGGTCGTGGCGGGCGTGCTTGGCGCGAAAGAAATGGGCCTCTATCAGATGGCGATCTTTGCGCAGCCGATTCTGATGCTCGGGCCATTCTCGCTCCGCCAGGTCATCAGCATCGATATCTACGACAAGTTCGGCAGAACGGGAACCTTGGAATCCGTCCGCGCAGTCTATGAGCGCTCCATCATGGCCATCGCCCTCGGCTCGCCCATCGTGATCGGCGCCGTGTACTACGGCGTGCCGTGGCTCATCAGTTGGTTGTTGGACGACTACGTTTCAGCCATCGGAGCCGTCCGGGACTTCGCAGTCCTGATCTATCCAATCCTCCTGATTCAGACGGCCTTTGCGATTCTCATCGTCGCGAAGAAAGAGAAGATCGCATTTATGGCACTGATTGCGACAGCGGGGGCTTGCACGTGCTTCAGCCTGGCCGCGACTCACGCGGGGGCGGGATTCCAGCAAGTGCTCTGGATCCACTCCGTGGGTTGGTTCCTTCTTAGCGGCGGAATCCTGTTTGCCGTGCAGCGACTCTTTGGCGATGGCGTACTCTGGACGCTTTGGCGCCTTCTGCGCTGGCTATTGCCAATGGCGTTTCTGGCGATCGAATTGCCCGCTGTCTCCTGGCTGATGACCCGCATAGGTCTCGAGTTGAATACCTTTCCTCACGCAGCGCTCTGTGGCGTTGTCCACACCATCGCTTGCCTGCCGATGCTTTATGGACTGGAACGCCGCACCAAAGCCGTCAGCCATGCGCTCGGTAAGATCAGGCAGAGGTTGGGGGTGTAG
- a CDS encoding VOC family protein, with the protein MKIKKINVVFVYVEDVEKAKDFYSNVLGFGKPAVDNPFWVEWKLPEGSDFAICKASDERLEGTVPARSTVKFSMVVDDIRKAYADLFELGVRLVSEPQQGSGFLYLEFQDLDGNVLRLLQWVKSGEG; encoded by the coding sequence ATGAAGATCAAGAAAATCAATGTTGTATTTGTCTACGTCGAGGATGTGGAGAAGGCCAAAGATTTCTACTCAAACGTCCTTGGATTTGGAAAGCCAGCGGTCGACAATCCGTTCTGGGTGGAATGGAAGCTGCCCGAGGGATCGGATTTCGCCATCTGCAAGGCCAGCGATGAGCGCCTGGAGGGCACGGTCCCGGCGCGCAGCACCGTGAAGTTCTCGATGGTTGTGGATGATATTCGAAAGGCCTACGCAGACCTTTTCGAGCTCGGTGTTCGGCTGGTTTCCGAGCCTCAGCAGGGCTCCGGATTCCTTTACCTGGAATTCCAGGACCTGGACGGAAACGTCCTTCGATTGTTGCAGTGGGTGAAGTCGGGAGAGGGTTGA